The genomic segment CCAAACGTTTCTCTCTATGAAATCAATCatatgttttgataaatagaaATTGACATCTTATCGTCTTTCATAACTGTGCGAAGCACGGACAAGTTCATTGGCATAAAGACTATAACTAGAAAGCGAAAGGTATATTACAATATCCACTTTAGTTTATGTATAGTCTTAGatcttctaaaattattttggaaaataatgaattaatattaaggataaaaataggaaaataataattttattttttttatatgtcataagtgaaaataaaaattataattttttaaaaatagtaaagGAGTAAAAATGAGGGAGAGAGCAGAATAAAATGAATAATCTTGTAAAAGCAATTAAAATAAtgaactaaaattaaaaaataggaTGCCAAAGGTCACATCTTTTTTTTATGCCTGAAATTTGTTCAAGAattacatttataaaaaaattattctcaaATAGTAAAATCCCTACACTAGAcccatttgaattttgaaagagGAGAAGTGCAAAACAAATCAAATAGCAAAATTCATACACAAGATCCATATGAGAGAGAGCTAGATCcaacaaattttcaaatcaaacaacaaatttagATGTTGGGTCCTCTCAATTTGAGTCCTTTTCTCAAACTCAGTCCCATCTTTGTTAAAATTGGTCAAGTCTTTTCAATTTTACAATTTTCTCTCCACAAATTAaagtcataaaaaaatatggaaaattgCATATTTCAACCGATAAATATGGATTTTTTTCCATATACGGAGGAAAAAACAAATTGGAGGTAAATTTTTCGATACTTCCCGCCTTTTAATTCTGATTTTAGGGCTTCCTTCTTCCAATTCCGAAAATTGCACCTCTTTTTATCaatataaatttcaaacaactgaaaattttagtattttcttcaaaactcttttggatgTTCTTGAGGCGAGTATATTACTTGAAGTTCTTTAGAGAGATTCTTACAAAAATTTGTGCTTTGAAATAGATTTGGAGTTTAAAGTActtcttatataatttttaaatattatgtaatTTCACATGAACAGCCTtcatacattatatttatttgttgaaattttacTATTGATTTGCAGTTTGAAGATTACAAAGAAAACAACAGTAGTCGAACAACATAGGTGTAGATTTCAGGACTCTTTGTGTGAACTTTACAGGTTATTATgtgttttttgttttctttaataGTATGGAGATATAAGGTTTTGTTGGGTAAGAAACTccagaaatatttttttcgttcTACAAGTGTTTACAAAGTTCTTCTTTTATACtactcaaaagaaaaattgtgtaAATCTGGATACTTATTTTTTACAGTTTTAGTCTAAAATATATCTATAGTAAAATCAATCAAAGATTAGCTTGATATATATTTTGTCAAATTGAAATTTACTTAGGTGTATACTCTATTCTTTTTAATCTGAATACTATTATATGGTTATAATTAATAATGTCTCCTTATTTGTTAGTCAAGTGTGCggaaaacatgtattatatggTCTAGTATGTTTTTTCTAATTTTGGAGTAAAGTGAAACTATAGACTTTTATATGATAATAAGTAACAATATCTTCTTATTCTTTAGTTAAGTGTGCggaaaacatgtattatatgggctgatatgtttttattttaattttggagTAAAGTGAAACTTTAGAAGTGAAAAGTGCAGCTTCATTAgccaaaacattaaaaatatgtGCAACTTTAgccaaatatttaatatattaaataatatttatcacgAATATTTAATGGCAAACTCTTACTATTCAAACAGATGACAAAAAAGAATAATAGTGTAAAGCCAACGCGCATTGAGGTGTTTAAAAAAACCCACATGAGAGCAAATAAACAACCAGTAAATGATATAGCTGGTGAAGTTATGGTATATTCTTACTCTTTATAAATATATAGGTACTTTCATtctattacaattttttttaacttttcattACTTTACCTTTctttcaaaaagaaacaaatggaTGATCTTGCTGAGGTGTATCCTGATTTGAATGTCCCTGGATGTGCTCCTAATGATGTGTACTCACAAGTAATGGGATCAGGCTCTCATGGAATTGTCTGAACTTTAGGAAAAGGAACATCTCCTAGCTTAGTTTATGGCCCCGTATATAAATGATCTCAGGCagaaaaaagagattttgaTACAAGGGTTGCGATGGAAGTTCAAAAAGCTACCTTAGCTATGAAAATTGAGATGACCGAAAAGATATGTGAAGCAAAAATAGAGATGGAAGAGATGGATAAGAAGTTTTTAGAAGCGAAAGAGGAAGCAAAAGAGGATAAGAAAGCGATGGAGAGAAAATTATCGGAAGCAAAAAGGGATATGGAAGAAATTATAGCTGATAAAGTGAAGAAAGGAATACAAGCATATATAGAGTCTTTGGGTATTAATCTTGAtgcaaatttaaaatcaaagcAGGTGAAATAATTGTGTTGTTTAcaaaaaaagtactttttttatGATAGCTTAGTTGCTCTTAATTGTAATAGTGTTTCTCTTTTGCAATAGGTTCCTGATAACTCACTTGAAGATTGTCAACAATCATTATCACATGTTCCAGTTGTTCAAACAAAAAAGGTTAGAGAAAATTTCAttcaagttttaaattttattttaattttcttaaatcctTACATTTATATGATCATGGGATCAACTGATCCTTCTTTCTGTTTTAATTTTGGATTAACCGACCAACTAGTAATCACTGTATGTAGCCATGAATTTGGCATAAACAGCAAGTATAAAAAGATCAATATTGGCAGCCCCGTAGTATATCCTTATAGTGAGCTATTATTGTTCACAGTTGTCTATAATAGAAATCTAATAATTGTCggtccataagaaccatgtctTACCATTATCTTTGGAAATACTATGACGAAATCTCAAATACTTAATATAACCACAAAAGGTTCAAGGATTGCAACCAAGTAAATGTTATTTTTAGTAatcaattttttgagttttttgagtagctttctttgatttcaTCCCCTAATATTCCAAAAAATTGCTCTACTCATGGAAACATAAGATTGGAAAAAACTAATTTGATCTCTGTCCTTTGTGA from the Solanum stenotomum isolate F172 unplaced genomic scaffold, ASM1918654v1 scaffold30470, whole genome shotgun sequence genome contains:
- the LOC125851905 gene encoding uncharacterized protein LOC125851905; translation: MEVQKATLAMKIEMTEKICEAKIEMEEMDKKFLEAKEEAKEDKKAMERKLSEAKRDMEEIIADKVKKGIQAYIESLGINLDANLKSKQVPDNSLEDCQQSLSHVPVVQTKKVPDNSFDDCQQSLSPIPVVHTKKANMIKKIQTSIVGKNKNKWVSLKKTTNHQTSFLLGIADQLSPGELMQQPYAVAAQLLNGMITINRVWYTREDQVSPVTFQLSKDQ